One Luteibacter aegosomaticola genomic window carries:
- a CDS encoding ABC transporter ATP-binding protein, translating into MTAVVTANGLTKRFKNQVALDGASFQIESGRIVGLIGPNGAGKTTALKAILGLTTFDGHLSVLGLDPRKDRGKLMEQVCFIADVAVLPRWLKVRDAVDFVANTHPRFDRAKCDAFLARTKLQPGQKVKQLSKGMIVQLHLALVMSIDAKLLVLDEPTLGLDILYRKQFYQSLLEDYFDEEKTILVTTHQVEEIEHILTDLMFIRDGKIVLDTDMDSLGERFAEVLVNAEMAAAARELKPLDERQVFGKSIFLFDNVSRRELENLGEVRRPSIGDLFVATMRGTYA; encoded by the coding sequence ATGACAGCGGTCGTTACCGCCAATGGCCTGACCAAGCGCTTCAAGAACCAGGTCGCCCTGGACGGTGCTTCGTTCCAGATCGAATCCGGCCGCATCGTCGGCCTGATCGGCCCCAACGGTGCCGGCAAGACGACCGCCCTCAAGGCGATCCTCGGCCTCACTACCTTTGATGGGCACCTGAGCGTGCTGGGCCTGGACCCGCGCAAGGATCGCGGCAAGCTGATGGAACAGGTGTGCTTCATCGCCGATGTGGCGGTGCTGCCCCGCTGGCTGAAGGTGCGCGACGCCGTGGATTTCGTCGCCAACACCCACCCCCGCTTCGACCGCGCCAAGTGCGATGCCTTCCTGGCCCGCACCAAGCTGCAGCCGGGGCAGAAGGTGAAGCAGCTTTCCAAGGGCATGATCGTGCAGCTGCACCTGGCCCTGGTGATGTCGATCGATGCGAAGCTGCTGGTGCTGGATGAACCGACCCTGGGCCTGGATATCCTCTACCGCAAGCAGTTCTACCAGTCCCTGCTGGAAGACTACTTCGATGAGGAGAAGACCATCCTCGTCACCACCCACCAGGTGGAAGAGATCGAACACATCCTTACCGACCTGATGTTCATCCGCGACGGCAAGATCGTGCTCGACACCGATATGGACAGCCTGGGCGAGCGTTTTGCCGAGGTGCTGGTGAATGCCGAGATGGCCGCGGCAGCCCGCGAGCTGAAGCCGCTGGATGAGCGCCAGGTGTTCGGCAAGAGCATCTTCCTGTTCGACAACGTCAGCCGCCGCGAGCTGGAGAACCTGGGCGAGGTGCGGCGCCCGTCGATCGGCGACCTCTTCGTCGCCACCATGAGGGGTACCTACGCATGA
- a CDS encoding GntR family transcriptional regulator yields the protein MSITWNDSVPIYRQLRERVVAMILDGALNEGDPLPSVRQVAGDFQINPLTVSKAYQELVDEQLVEKRRGLGMFVIDGARDALLKSERERFLREEWPALFARLQRMGLDLKTLMREAPGSTEDPS from the coding sequence ATGTCCATCACCTGGAACGACAGCGTCCCGATTTATCGCCAACTACGCGAACGCGTCGTGGCGATGATCCTGGACGGCGCCTTGAATGAAGGCGACCCGCTGCCGTCGGTGCGCCAGGTCGCGGGGGATTTTCAGATCAACCCGCTGACCGTATCCAAGGCGTACCAGGAGCTGGTCGACGAACAACTGGTTGAGAAACGGAGGGGTCTTGGCATGTTCGTTATCGATGGAGCGCGCGATGCGCTGCTCAAGAGTGAGAGGGAGCGCTTCCTGCGCGAGGAATGGCCGGCCTTGTTCGCCCGCCTGCAGCGCATGGGCCTCGACCTGAAAACCCTGATGCGTGAAGCCCCTGGCTCCACGGAGGATCCGTCATGA